One window of Trichomycterus rosablanca isolate fTriRos1 chromosome 2, fTriRos1.hap1, whole genome shotgun sequence genomic DNA carries:
- the pick1 gene encoding PRKCA-binding protein produces MDYELEEDKLGIPTVPGTVTLKKDAQNLIGISIGGGAQYCPCLYIVQVFDNTPAALDGTLAAGDEITGVNGKAVKGKTKVEVAKMIQAVQGEAVIHYNKLQADPKQGKSLDIVLKKVKHRLVENMSSGTADALGLSRAILCNDGLVRKLEELEKTAELYKGLMEHSKRLLRAFFELSQTHRDFGDVFSVIGVREPQAAASEAFVKFAEAHRNIEKHGIHLLKTLKPMLHDLNTYLHKAIPDTRLTIRKYLDVKFEYLSYCLKVKEMDDEEYSCIALGEPLYRVSTGNYEYRLILRCRQEARARFAKMRKDVLEKIELLDQKHVQDIVFQLQRFVSGMSHYYDECYSVLKEADVFPIEVDLSRTTLSYTPHTYTDQEEDEEEPEEEPAQERHGEDAQNGAEKLIDDE; encoded by the exons ATGGATTACGAGCTGGAGGAAGATAAACT tggtATTCCTACAGTTCCTGGAACAGTGACGCTGAAGAAAGATGCTCAGAACCTGATTGGGATCAGTATAGGTGGAGGAGCTCAGTACTGCCCCTGTCTCTACATAGTGCAG gtgTTTGATAACACACCTGCAGCGCTGGATGGAACACTAGCAGCAGGAGACGAGATCACGGGGGTGAACGGAAAAGCCGTGAAGGGAAAAACTAAAGTGGAGGTGGCGAAAATGATCCAGGCTGTAcag ggtgAAGCTGTGATCCACTATAATAAACTACAGGCGGATCCTAAACAGGGGAAATCTCTGGATATCG tgctgaaGAAGGTGAAGCACAGGCTGGTGGAGAACATGAGTTCAGGAACTGCAGATGCGCTGGGGCTCAGCAGAGCTATCCTCTGTAAcg acggaCTGGTGAGGAAGCTGGAGGAACTGGAGAAGACTGCTGAGCTGTATAAAG ggttGATGGAACACTCTAAGCGTTTACTCCGAGCGTTCTTCGAGCTCTCACAGACTCACAGAG aTTTCGGAGATGTGTTCTCGGTGATCGGGGTTCGGGAACCACAAGCTGCAGCCAGCGAGGCCTTCGTGAAATTTGCTGAAGCTCATCGTAACATCGAGAAACACGGAATCCACCTCCTGAAAACCCTCAAACCT ATGCTGCACGATTTAAACACGTACCTTCACAAAGCCATTCCAGACACCAGACTGACCATCCGAAAATATCTGGACGTCAAGTTCGAATACTTG tCGTACTGTCTGAAGGTGAAGGAGATGGACGATGAAGAGTACAGCTGCATC gcgctGGGTGAACCTCTGTACCGCGTCAGTACAGGGAACTACGAGTATCGTCTGATTCTGCGCTGTCGCCAGGAAGCTCGAGCTCGATTCGCCAAAATGCGCAAAGATGTTCTGGAGAAGATCGAACTGCTGGATCAGAAACACG TCCAGGACATCGTGTTCCAGCTGCAGAGGTTCGTGTCGGGAATGTCCCATTACTACGACGAGTGTTACTCGGTGCTGAAGGAGGCCGACGTGTTCCCCATCGAGGTGGATCTGTCCCGCACCACCCTCAGCTACACCCCCCACACCTACACCGACCaagaggaggacgaggaggaaCCAGAGGAGGAGCCAGCGCAGGAACGCCACGGGGAAGATGCACAGAACGGAGCTGAGAAACTCATCGatgatgaatga